In Rhodobacter xanthinilyticus, a single window of DNA contains:
- a CDS encoding conjugal transfer protein TraG: MRGGRILWGQIITVFSIVLVMVWAATQWVAFRLGFQPQLGAPWFEAAGWPVYHPPAFFWWWFSFDAYAPGIFMEGAAIAVAGAALAIAAAFLMSIIRAREARNVATYGSARWAEAKEIHAAGLLGPDGVVLGRHDRAYLRHDGPEHVLCFAPTRSGKGVGLVVPTLLTWPGSCIVHDIKGENWGLTAGFRSRHGRVLLFDPTNAASSAYNPLLEVRRGEWEVRDVQNIADILVDPEGSLDKRNHWEKTSHSLLVGAILHVLYAERDKTLAGVANFLSDPRRPIEATLRVMMETAHLGSGGVHPVIASSARELLNKSENERSGVLSTAMSFLGLYRDPVVARVTARCDWRITDLVEGPGPTSLYLVVPPSDINRTKPLIRLILNQIGRRLTEELKTSGKRHRLLLMLDEFPALGRLDFFESALAFMAGYGLKSFLIAQSLNQIERAYGPNNAILDNCHVRVAFATNDERTAKRISDALGTATEMRDSTNYAGHRLAPWLGHLMVSRQETARPLLTPGEVMQLPPSDEIVMVAGVPPIRATKARYFEDQRFRERVLPPPDLRNRSVAVGGLRPSDDWSDLTPAATSVQPDAPDSLGGDPANAGIRREPELPEQEEIVPPPPAPVQEFDLLDDEPDVDAAQARAIRQRMRMVARQVAMNPDDGINL, encoded by the coding sequence ATGCGGGGAGGCCGGATTCTCTGGGGCCAGATCATCACCGTGTTCTCGATCGTCCTGGTGATGGTCTGGGCGGCGACGCAATGGGTGGCCTTTCGCCTCGGCTTCCAGCCCCAACTTGGCGCGCCCTGGTTCGAGGCAGCGGGATGGCCCGTCTATCATCCGCCCGCGTTCTTCTGGTGGTGGTTCTCCTTCGATGCCTATGCCCCGGGCATCTTCATGGAAGGGGCCGCCATCGCCGTCGCTGGCGCGGCGCTCGCCATCGCCGCAGCCTTCCTCATGTCGATCATCCGGGCGCGCGAGGCGCGCAACGTCGCCACCTATGGTTCGGCCCGATGGGCGGAGGCGAAGGAGATCCATGCGGCCGGTCTGCTCGGCCCCGATGGTGTGGTCCTCGGGCGTCATGACCGGGCCTATCTGCGCCATGACGGGCCGGAGCATGTCCTGTGTTTTGCGCCCACCCGCAGCGGCAAGGGTGTCGGCCTTGTGGTGCCGACCCTCCTGACCTGGCCCGGCAGCTGCATCGTGCATGACATCAAGGGCGAGAACTGGGGGCTGACGGCAGGGTTCCGGTCGCGCCATGGGCGGGTGCTGCTCTTCGACCCAACCAATGCCGCGTCCTCGGCCTACAATCCGCTGCTCGAGGTCCGGCGGGGGGAATGGGAGGTCCGCGATGTCCAGAACATCGCTGATATCCTCGTGGATCCGGAAGGCAGCCTCGACAAACGCAACCATTGGGAAAAGACCAGCCACTCGCTCTTGGTCGGCGCGATCCTCCATGTCCTCTATGCCGAGCGGGACAAGACCCTCGCGGGGGTTGCAAACTTCCTGTCGGACCCGCGTCGGCCGATCGAGGCGACGCTGCGTGTCATGATGGAAACCGCCCATCTCGGGTCAGGCGGCGTGCATCCGGTGATCGCCTCCTCGGCCCGAGAGCTTCTGAACAAATCCGAGAATGAACGCTCCGGCGTCCTCTCGACCGCCATGTCCTTCCTCGGCCTCTACCGCGATCCCGTCGTCGCCCGGGTCACGGCGCGCTGTGACTGGCGGATCACCGATCTGGTGGAAGGGCCCGGCCCGACCAGTCTCTACCTGGTCGTGCCGCCATCGGACATCAACCGCACCAAGCCCCTGATCCGCTTGATCCTGAATCAGATCGGGCGGCGCCTGACGGAAGAGCTGAAGACTTCGGGCAAGCGCCATCGACTCCTGCTGATGCTGGATGAATTCCCCGCGCTCGGCCGCCTCGATTTCTTTGAAAGCGCACTGGCCTTCATGGCGGGCTATGGCCTGAAATCCTTTTTGATCGCGCAGAGCCTCAACCAGATCGAGCGTGCCTACGGCCCGAACAACGCGATCCTCGACAACTGCCATGTCCGCGTGGCCTTCGCGACCAATGATGAGCGGACCGCGAAACGGATCAGCGATGCGCTTGGCACGGCAACCGAGATGCGCGACTCCACCAACTATGCCGGGCATCGTCTTGCGCCCTGGCTTGGGCATCTGATGGTCTCGCGTCAGGAAACCGCGCGGCCACTGCTGACACCGGGCGAGGTCATGCAATTGCCGCCCAGCGACGAGATCGTAATGGTGGCCGGCGTGCCGCCGATCCGGGCGACCAAGGCCCGCTACTTCGAGGACCAGCGTTTCCGGGAACGGGTGCTGCCGCCGCCTGACCTGCGAAACCGATCGGTCGCGGTCGGGGGGCTGCGGCCGTCCGACGATTGGTCTGATCTAACCCCCGCTGCGACCTCCGTGCAGCCCGACGCGCCTGACAGCCTCGGTGGCGACCCGGCGAATGCCGGCATCCGGCGCGAACCGGAACTGCCCGAGCAGGAGGAGATCGTTCCGCCCCCGCCGGCCCCTGTGCAGGAGTTCGACCTCCTTGATGACGAGCCCGATGTCGACGCGGCACAGGCCCGCGCCATCCGACAACGCATGCGCATGGTGGCACGCCAGGTCGCGATGAACCCCGATGACGGCATCAATCTATGA
- a CDS encoding ribbon-helix-helix domain-containing protein — protein MTRRTRMNVYFDPALLSQVEALALRRKVSKSAVIEAAVASFLSGDTSERMEAALTRRLDRLGRQVDGLDEDLAVLGETLSLFIRFWMTVTPPLPEAARDAARAKGAERFEGFLQSLGRKLATGDRFLREVSRDRPGEGGADVVPEADEGV, from the coding sequence ATGACCCGTCGCACCCGAATGAATGTCTATTTCGACCCGGCGCTGCTGAGCCAGGTCGAGGCGCTGGCGCTGCGCCGGAAAGTCTCGAAATCCGCCGTCATCGAGGCGGCGGTCGCGTCCTTCCTGTCGGGTGACACGAGCGAGCGCATGGAGGCTGCGCTCACACGGCGGCTCGACAGGCTCGGTCGCCAGGTCGACGGTCTCGACGAAGATCTCGCCGTCCTTGGGGAAACCCTGTCGCTCTTCATCCGTTTCTGGATGACGGTGACTCCGCCCTTGCCTGAGGCCGCACGGGATGCGGCCCGCGCGAAGGGCGCTGAGCGCTTCGAGGGGTTCCTGCAAAGCCTCGGACGCAAGCTCGCCACGGGCGACAGGTTTCTGCGTGAGGTTTCCCGCGACCGACCCGGGGAGGGTGGCGCAGATGTCGTTCCAGAAGCTGATGAGGGCGTCTGA
- the dut gene encoding dUTP diphosphatase: MGTQTVEFRYVDGADLGLGKPSKATEGSSGFDLRADLLRLSESSRELLVPPQESRLVPTGIRIAMPQGIEGQIRPRSGLAAKHSVTVLNAPGTIDSDYRGELQVLLINHGKGEFIVRHGDRIAQLVFVELPIISLELSQDLAQTARGESGFGSTGLS; the protein is encoded by the coding sequence ATGGGTACACAAACTGTAGAATTTCGATATGTTGATGGCGCAGACCTTGGACTGGGAAAACCGTCTAAAGCCACTGAAGGCTCCTCTGGATTTGATCTTCGCGCTGACCTTCTCAGATTGTCAGAAAGCTCACGCGAGTTGCTCGTGCCGCCGCAAGAGAGCCGTTTAGTGCCAACGGGCATTCGAATTGCGATGCCGCAAGGAATTGAAGGGCAAATTCGGCCACGGTCGGGCCTCGCGGCCAAGCACAGTGTCACTGTGTTGAACGCACCAGGCACCATTGACAGTGACTATAGAGGAGAACTTCAAGTTCTCCTAATCAATCACGGCAAAGGTGAGTTCATAGTGAGGCATGGTGATCGTATCGCCCAACTCGTCTTTGTCGAGCTACCAATCATCTCTCTTGAGTTGAGCCAAGACCTTGCGCAAACCGCGCGAGGTGAAAGTGGGTTCGGATCAACCGGCTTGAGCTAA
- the trbJ gene encoding P-type conjugative transfer protein TrbJ, which produces MTRTPFGRFAGASMLALALAAPVALSPILASPAHAFFGFGRIVYDPSNYAQNVLTAARTLEQINNQIQQLQNEAQMLINQARNLASLPYSSLQQLQQNVGRTQQLLQQAQSIAFDVGQIDQAFQQRYGNLALSATDAQLVADARARWETTVGSLQDALRVQAGVVGNIDTNRAEMSALVGQSQNATGALQATQAGNQLLALQSQQLSDMIALLSANGRAEALIEAERATAAEQGRVQRERFLTPGAGYQPGNARMFSTN; this is translated from the coding sequence ATGACCCGCACCCCCTTCGGCCGTTTCGCCGGCGCCTCGATGCTCGCCCTGGCGCTTGCCGCGCCCGTGGCTCTGTCGCCGATCCTTGCCAGCCCGGCCCATGCCTTCTTCGGCTTCGGTCGCATCGTCTATGATCCGAGCAACTATGCCCAGAACGTGCTGACCGCCGCGCGCACGCTCGAGCAGATCAACAACCAGATCCAGCAGCTCCAGAACGAAGCGCAGATGCTGATCAACCAGGCCCGCAACCTCGCGAGCCTGCCCTATTCGTCTCTGCAGCAACTGCAGCAGAATGTCGGGCGGACGCAGCAGTTGCTGCAACAGGCCCAGAGCATCGCCTTCGACGTGGGCCAGATCGACCAGGCGTTTCAGCAGCGCTACGGCAATCTCGCGCTATCCGCGACCGACGCACAGCTCGTCGCGGATGCAAGGGCCCGCTGGGAAACCACGGTCGGCAGCCTGCAGGACGCCTTGCGCGTGCAGGCAGGCGTCGTCGGCAACATCGATACCAACCGCGCCGAAATGTCCGCGCTGGTCGGTCAGAGTCAGAACGCCACCGGTGCCCTTCAGGCGACGCAGGCGGGCAACCAGCTTCTGGCCCTGCAATCGCAACAGCTGTCGGACATGATCGCGCTTCTGTCGGCCAATGGCCGGGCCGAAGCCCTGATCGAGGCCGAGCGCGCCACCGCCGCCGAGCAGGGGCGTGTCCAGCGCGAGCGCTTCCTCACGCCGGGCGCGGGCTACCAGCCCGGCAATGCCCGGATGTTCAGCACCAACTGA
- a CDS encoding 5'-methylthioadenosine/S-adenosylhomocysteine nucleosidase family protein produces MDPKPVFLDFLNREAARAIGRERDENIDLEIIRILTVALPYRFSANISQITEYGNARPRLFSELIKLINAKVIDATSTSATLDEFIADRQARYLHVPDRYPFYFKHSDVLESVRLGSRNSFSMTDDLSRIISGYSSDQFDFELVRANPGDKPHFESSLKATVIKILNRDDLAITRDLLESNRGGATLTPQGIAATTRAISAIYMKNYAEQRGLATCTGIPDFNFREVEQYFPRYDFPLIRRLVQSLGGVPLIFAANTEEILALYGTPEHEHFGYYLGAFLESVAATVRSRANQPNDLASLRTLFHQVFIRELDGNREAQPQTLKEFYTIGQRRLLAAGERIASKDVLFGKEWRDLVPAKMTGLVAITTATDREDTALFKCLEEHGFSSSRLLRVGDGVVQEFVRGITQRIVHIRTSAGSMGVNSAGMVLPHVLQELDVKYLVSAGICFGLKPFKDGKEYQKLGDVLIATHIQDYETKRKGEKEIPRGERTSASPGILQATRIARTQTTGIGYQISEGIMLSGQMLVDDEQTVKELREAFPEAIGGEMEGNAVAGASIYKGRQWILIKGICDWGFDKKDGSQSIAAERACSLAVKAIINLLDAESP; encoded by the coding sequence TTGGACCCAAAACCTGTATTTCTAGATTTTCTAAACAGAGAGGCTGCGCGCGCAATTGGGCGTGAACGCGATGAAAATATTGATCTGGAAATTATCCGAATTCTGACCGTTGCACTCCCGTACAGATTTTCGGCGAACATATCGCAAATTACTGAGTATGGGAATGCTCGACCTAGACTGTTTTCAGAACTCATTAAGCTTATCAATGCCAAAGTAATAGATGCAACAAGCACAAGTGCAACCCTTGATGAATTTATTGCAGATCGTCAAGCGCGCTATTTGCACGTTCCAGATCGCTATCCGTTCTATTTCAAGCATTCAGACGTACTTGAAAGTGTTCGGCTCGGCTCGCGCAATTCCTTTAGCATGACGGACGATCTAAGTAGAATTATCTCTGGGTACAGCTCAGATCAGTTCGACTTTGAACTGGTTCGCGCAAACCCGGGCGACAAACCTCACTTTGAAAGCTCACTCAAGGCGACAGTCATCAAGATCTTAAATCGAGATGACTTGGCTATTACTAGGGATCTGCTTGAGTCTAACCGTGGCGGAGCAACACTGACCCCTCAGGGAATTGCCGCTACGACAAGAGCAATTTCTGCTATTTACATGAAAAATTATGCAGAGCAGCGAGGGCTTGCTACGTGCACCGGTATTCCAGACTTCAACTTCCGTGAAGTCGAACAATACTTCCCAAGATACGATTTTCCACTGATCCGACGGCTTGTTCAGTCACTCGGCGGCGTTCCATTGATTTTCGCCGCCAACACTGAAGAAATTCTTGCCCTATACGGAACACCAGAGCACGAACACTTTGGCTACTACTTGGGTGCGTTCCTCGAAAGCGTTGCGGCGACTGTCAGATCGAGAGCTAACCAACCAAACGACTTGGCTTCACTACGGACGCTTTTTCATCAAGTTTTCATTCGTGAGCTAGATGGCAACAGAGAAGCGCAGCCACAAACGCTAAAAGAATTCTATACCATAGGCCAACGGAGACTCCTAGCGGCCGGTGAACGTATCGCATCCAAAGACGTTTTGTTCGGGAAAGAATGGAGAGATCTTGTGCCCGCAAAGATGACAGGTTTGGTCGCAATCACAACTGCTACAGACAGAGAAGATACAGCACTCTTCAAATGCCTTGAAGAACACGGTTTTTCGTCGAGCCGATTGTTGCGCGTTGGCGACGGCGTTGTCCAAGAGTTCGTTCGCGGAATTACACAACGTATCGTACACATAAGGACGAGTGCTGGGTCAATGGGCGTCAACAGTGCGGGAATGGTGCTCCCGCATGTGCTGCAGGAGCTTGATGTGAAGTATCTCGTGAGTGCGGGAATTTGTTTTGGCCTGAAACCTTTCAAAGATGGAAAAGAATATCAAAAACTTGGTGACGTCCTGATCGCAACTCACATTCAAGACTATGAGACAAAACGCAAAGGTGAGAAGGAGATCCCCCGCGGAGAACGTACATCTGCAAGCCCCGGCATTCTGCAAGCCACTAGAATTGCGCGAACCCAGACGACTGGAATAGGGTACCAGATTTCAGAAGGTATCATGCTATCAGGCCAAATGTTGGTTGACGACGAACAAACGGTAAAAGAGCTGCGAGAAGCGTTTCCCGAAGCGATTGGCGGTGAAATGGAGGGCAATGCTGTGGCTGGCGCTAGCATCTATAAGGGACGTCAATGGATACTGATCAAAGGTATTTGCGACTGGGGATTCGATAAGAAAGACGGTTCGCAATCCATTGCCGCCGAGCGAGCATGCAGTCTTGCGGTAAAGGCTATCATAAACCTACTTGACGCAGAGTCCCCCTAG
- the trbB gene encoding P-type conjugative transfer ATPase TrbB, translating into MLRTALGASIARLLEDPGVVEVMMNPDGRIWVDRLSQGLADTGERLSAADGERIVRLVAHHVGAEVHARSPRVSAELPETGERFEGLLPPVVSAPAFAIRKPAVAVFTLGDYVTAGIMTDHQAEVLRGAVTTRANILVAGGTSTGKTTLTNALLAEVAKTADRVVIIEDTRELQCAAPNLVALRTKDGVATLSDLVRSSLRLRPDRIPVGEVRGAEALDLLKAWGTGHPGGVGTIHAGSAIGALRRLEQLIQEAVVTVPRALIAETIDLVAILAGRGSARRLIELARVDGLGADGDYRITPATTPKGHPE; encoded by the coding sequence ATGCTGCGCACCGCGCTCGGCGCGTCGATCGCTCGGCTTCTCGAGGACCCGGGCGTCGTCGAGGTGATGATGAATCCCGACGGTCGGATCTGGGTTGACCGTCTGTCTCAAGGGCTGGCCGATACGGGGGAGCGGCTGTCTGCAGCCGATGGTGAGCGCATCGTCCGGCTGGTGGCCCATCATGTCGGCGCTGAAGTTCATGCGCGGAGCCCTAGGGTGTCGGCGGAGCTTCCTGAAACCGGGGAGCGGTTCGAGGGTCTTCTGCCGCCGGTCGTCTCCGCCCCGGCCTTCGCCATCCGCAAACCCGCCGTCGCAGTCTTCACGCTCGGCGATTACGTGACCGCTGGGATCATGACCGATCACCAGGCCGAAGTTCTCCGTGGCGCGGTGACCACACGTGCCAACATCCTCGTGGCGGGCGGCACCTCGACGGGCAAGACCACGTTGACCAACGCTCTCCTGGCCGAGGTCGCGAAGACTGCGGATCGCGTGGTCATCATCGAAGACACGCGCGAGCTGCAATGCGCCGCGCCCAACCTGGTCGCACTGCGCACCAAGGATGGTGTGGCGACTCTCTCGGATCTGGTCCGGTCCTCGCTGCGCTTGCGCCCAGACCGGATCCCGGTGGGCGAAGTGCGCGGGGCGGAGGCGCTCGACCTTCTGAAGGCCTGGGGCACCGGCCATCCCGGTGGGGTCGGTACCATCCACGCCGGAAGCGCCATAGGCGCGCTGCGCCGCCTCGAGCAACTCATCCAGGAAGCCGTCGTCACCGTCCCCCGCGCGCTGATCGCCGAGACGATCGATCTGGTCGCCATTCTCGCAGGGCGTGGCTCAGCGCGTCGGCTGATCGAACTGGCCCGCGTCGACGGTCTCGGCGCCGATGGTGACTACCGCATCACACCCGCAACCACCCCGAAAGGACACCCCGAATGA
- the trbE gene encoding conjugal transfer protein TrbE, producing MMNLAEYRNRNARLADYLPWAALVGPGIVLNKDGSFQRTARFRGPDLDSAVAAELVAVAGRINNAFRRLGSGWAIFVEAQRSEAATYPDSRFPDPASALLDAERKAAFEEAGTHFVSGYFLTFLWLPPAEDAARAETWLYEGREQSGVNPWELLRGFADRTDRVLSLLDGFMPECRWLDDAETLTYLHSTVSTSRQRLRVPEVPMHLDALLADQPLTAGLEPCLGDQHLRILTLTGFPSATTPGLLDEMNRLAFPYRWSTRAILLDKTDAVRLLTRIRRQWFAKRKSVAAILKEVMTNEQSALVDTDAANKALDADMALQELGADVAGMAYVTATITVWDRNPRGADEKLRLVEKIVQGRDFTAMPETVNAVDAWLGSLPGHAYANVRQPPISTLNLAHMIPLSAVWAGPDRNDHLDAPPLLFGKTEGSTPFRLSLHIGDVGHTLVIGPTGAGKSVLLALIALQFRRYAQSQIFAFDFGGSIRVAALAMGGDWHDLGGALTDGGEAAVYLQPLARIDDPGERAWAAGWIAAILAREGVTITPEVKEHLWTALSSLASAPIGERTITGLAVLLQSTDLKQALRPYCLGGAYGRLLDAEIEDLGEASVQAFEIEGLVGTGAAPAVLSYLFHRIGDRLDGRPTLLIIDEGWLALDDEGFAGQLREWLKTLRKKNASVIFATQSLSDIDGSAIAPAIIESCPTRLLLPNERAIEPQITAIYRRFGLNDRQIEIMARATPKRDYYCQSRRGNRLFELGLSEVGLALCAASSKSDQAAVDQLLAEHGRTGFLAAWLRHRGADWAADLIPDLPNLTPGPEAKPPQGPDHPPAEET from the coding sequence ATGATGAACCTTGCCGAATATCGCAACCGCAACGCCCGCCTCGCGGATTACCTGCCATGGGCGGCGCTGGTCGGGCCCGGGATCGTTCTGAACAAGGACGGAAGCTTTCAGCGGACGGCCAGGTTCCGCGGGCCGGACCTCGACTCCGCGGTCGCGGCCGAGCTGGTCGCGGTGGCAGGGCGCATCAACAACGCCTTTCGGCGGCTGGGCTCCGGCTGGGCGATCTTCGTCGAGGCGCAGCGGTCCGAGGCCGCGACCTATCCCGATAGCCGGTTTCCCGATCCGGCCTCGGCGCTTCTCGATGCCGAACGCAAGGCGGCTTTCGAAGAGGCGGGCACGCATTTCGTGTCAGGCTATTTCCTGACCTTCCTCTGGCTGCCGCCTGCCGAGGATGCCGCCCGCGCCGAGACCTGGCTATACGAGGGTCGCGAGCAATCCGGGGTCAATCCGTGGGAACTGCTGCGGGGCTTCGCCGACCGGACCGATCGCGTGCTGTCCCTTCTGGACGGCTTTATGCCCGAATGTCGCTGGCTCGATGATGCCGAGACGCTGACCTATCTCCATTCGACAGTTTCGACCAGCCGCCAACGCCTGCGCGTGCCCGAGGTGCCGATGCATCTCGACGCGCTCTTGGCTGATCAGCCGCTGACCGCGGGCCTCGAGCCCTGCCTCGGCGATCAGCATCTGCGCATCCTGACGCTCACCGGTTTTCCCAGTGCGACCACGCCCGGGCTCCTCGATGAGATGAACCGGCTGGCCTTTCCCTATCGCTGGTCTACCCGCGCGATCCTTCTGGACAAGACGGATGCGGTGCGCCTGCTGACCCGGATCCGCCGCCAGTGGTTCGCCAAGCGCAAGTCGGTCGCCGCGATCCTGAAAGAGGTGATGACCAACGAGCAGTCCGCGCTGGTCGACACCGACGCGGCGAACAAGGCGCTCGATGCCGACATGGCGCTGCAGGAGCTCGGCGCCGATGTCGCGGGCATGGCCTATGTCACGGCCACGATCACGGTCTGGGACCGCAATCCGCGCGGCGCCGACGAAAAGCTGCGGCTGGTGGAGAAGATCGTGCAGGGGCGGGATTTCACGGCCATGCCCGAGACCGTCAATGCGGTCGATGCCTGGCTCGGTTCCCTGCCGGGGCATGCCTACGCCAATGTCCGCCAGCCCCCGATCTCGACCCTGAACCTCGCCCACATGATCCCGCTCTCGGCAGTCTGGGCGGGGCCGGATCGGAATGATCATCTCGACGCGCCGCCCTTGCTCTTCGGCAAGACCGAAGGGTCGACGCCGTTCCGCCTGTCGCTGCATATCGGCGATGTCGGCCATACCCTGGTGATCGGGCCGACGGGTGCCGGGAAATCCGTGCTTCTGGCGCTGATCGCGCTGCAGTTCCGGCGTTATGCGCAGAGCCAGATCTTCGCTTTCGATTTCGGCGGGTCGATCCGGGTCGCGGCGCTCGCCATGGGCGGCGACTGGCATGATCTGGGCGGCGCGCTGACGGATGGCGGCGAGGCGGCAGTCTATCTCCAGCCCCTGGCCCGGATCGACGATCCCGGCGAACGTGCCTGGGCTGCGGGCTGGATCGCGGCGATCCTCGCCCGCGAAGGCGTGACCATCACCCCCGAGGTGAAGGAACATCTCTGGACCGCGCTGTCCTCGCTCGCCTCGGCGCCGATCGGCGAGCGCACGATCACCGGCCTTGCCGTCCTTCTGCAGTCGACCGACCTGAAGCAGGCGCTTCGGCCCTATTGCCTCGGCGGCGCCTATGGGCGGCTCCTTGACGCCGAGATCGAGGACCTGGGCGAGGCCTCCGTTCAGGCCTTCGAGATCGAAGGGTTGGTCGGGACCGGTGCAGCTCCGGCGGTGCTGTCCTATCTCTTCCACCGGATCGGGGATCGCCTCGATGGTCGGCCGACGCTGCTGATCATCGATGAAGGATGGCTGGCCCTTGATGATGAGGGCTTTGCCGGCCAGCTTCGCGAATGGCTGAAAACGCTGCGGAAGAAGAATGCCTCCGTCATCTTCGCCACCCAGTCGCTGAGCGACATCGACGGCAGCGCCATCGCACCCGCAATCATCGAGAGCTGTCCGACCCGGCTTCTCCTCCCGAACGAGCGGGCGATCGAGCCGCAGATCACAGCCATCTATCGTCGCTTCGGCCTGAATGACCGCCAGATCGAGATCATGGCACGGGCGACGCCCAAGCGCGACTACTACTGCCAGTCCCGCCGCGGCAACCGACTGTTCGAGCTGGGACTGTCCGAGGTCGGCCTCGCGCTCTGCGCGGCCTCCTCGAAGTCCGATCAGGCCGCCGTCGACCAGCTTCTGGCCGAACATGGCCGGACAGGCTTTCTCGCCGCCTGGCTGCGCCACCGCGGCGCGGACTGGGCGGCAGACCTGATCCCCGATCTTCCCAACCTCACTCCCGGACCTGAGGCCAAGCCGCCACAGGGGCCGGACCACCCCCCAGCAGAGGAGACCTGA
- the trbK-alt gene encoding putative entry exclusion protein TrbK-alt — protein sequence MDGKVLARIGAVVFVAIAITATVIDMTRQEEPPRVSTPPALQPPTDPLRATLRRCQQLGEAASNEAECLAAWAQSRDRFLGRPTTPAPPQGNEGQ from the coding sequence ATGGACGGCAAGGTGCTGGCCCGGATCGGTGCGGTGGTCTTCGTGGCCATCGCCATCACCGCAACGGTGATCGACATGACGCGGCAGGAAGAACCGCCGCGCGTGTCGACGCCTCCAGCCCTTCAGCCCCCAACCGATCCACTGCGCGCCACGCTACGCCGGTGCCAGCAACTCGGCGAGGCGGCCAGCAACGAGGCCGAATGCCTTGCGGCCTGGGCGCAGTCGCGGGATCGCTTTCTCGGCCGTCCGACGACGCCCGCCCCACCCCAAGGGAATGAGGGACAGTGA
- a CDS encoding VirB3 family type IV secretion system protein: protein MAGSFVSLDPVPGFSVPVHRALTEQILLGGAPRSIAILNGTLAGAIGLGLRLWLVGILIWAVGHLLAVWAAKRDPLFVEVGRRHLRLPAFLAV, encoded by the coding sequence ATGGCGGGGAGTTTCGTGAGCCTCGATCCCGTTCCCGGCTTTTCTGTGCCGGTGCATAGGGCGCTCACCGAGCAGATCCTGCTCGGCGGCGCGCCGCGCTCCATCGCCATCTTGAACGGGACGTTGGCCGGCGCCATTGGCCTCGGCCTGCGCCTCTGGCTCGTCGGCATCCTCATCTGGGCCGTCGGGCATCTTCTGGCGGTTTGGGCCGCGAAGCGGGACCCGCTCTTCGTCGAGGTCGGTCGCAGGCATCTGCGCCTCCCCGCCTTTCTCGCGGTGTGA
- a CDS encoding TrbC/VirB2 family protein yields MIRHARALQRRATTLVTAAYVSLLLAPAAHASGSSMPWEAPLQAILQSIEGPVAKIVAVIIIIATGLTLAFGDTSGGFRRLIQIVFGLSIAFAASSFFLSFFSFGGGALL; encoded by the coding sequence ATGATCCGCCACGCCCGTGCCCTGCAACGTCGTGCCACGACCCTGGTGACTGCCGCTTATGTCAGCCTTCTGCTGGCCCCCGCGGCCCATGCCTCTGGCTCGTCCATGCCCTGGGAGGCGCCGCTTCAGGCCATCCTCCAGTCGATCGAGGGCCCCGTCGCCAAGATCGTCGCCGTGATCATCATCATCGCCACCGGCCTCACGCTGGCCTTCGGCGACACCTCCGGCGGGTTCCGCCGCCTGATCCAGATCGTTTTCGGCCTGTCGATCGCCTTTGCGGCCTCGAGCTTCTTCCTCTCCTTCTTCTCCTTCGGCGGCGGGGCGCTGCTCTGA